Proteins from one Flavobacterium branchiarum genomic window:
- a CDS encoding GDSL-type esterase/lipase family protein, translating into MNTKKRYLFFYIFLISMISTFEIIAQQAIVKIACIGDSVTAGYLLANPTTQSYPSQLQVLMGKKYEVKNFGHSGATLLKKGSTPYFKTAACAEAISYSPDIAIIHLGLNDTDPRNWPNYKEDFNADYSWLLDTLKKQNPKVKLYICRMTPIFNEHPRFKSGTRDWFWQIQEHIEEIAIANKVNLINLHEKLYNRPELFPDALHPTTEGATILAQTVYENITQDYSGLKLAPVFTDNMVLQRNQPIVIYGNANGGDKVEITFNNHTEVATTNQYGKWETVFPAMKSGGTHQIKVASNGKKITLNNILIGDVWFCSGQSNMAFPLEKSENGTAEVKKAIDNKTLRLFNFEVLQETEDTPWDSITLAKTNQLKYFSGKWAISDSISAKNFSAIAYYFGQQIIREENVPIGLIQVAVGGSPIESWIDRYTLEHDDKVVDLLTNWRKSDFIMPWVRSRADVNLKNATNPKQRHPYSPSYNYEAGVANFTTFPIKGILWYQGESNAHNVELYQHLMPTLVQSWRKAWGTSLPFYYVQLSSIDRPTWPSFREMQNKLQKEIPNSKMAISMDYGDSINVHPINKKQIGERLALLALQYTYGKNINANGPSALKATKNSDHIIVAFSNTKQLSTADKKELIGFELVTDKGIRIETKAIIIKDQVQIEIPKNEKIKKILYAYKPYTKANLINEANLPCSTFQLEIDSDVKI; encoded by the coding sequence ATGAATACAAAAAAACGATATCTATTTTTTTACATATTCCTTATTTCAATGATTTCAACCTTTGAAATCATTGCCCAACAAGCAATTGTAAAAATTGCGTGTATTGGCGATTCGGTAACTGCAGGATATCTTTTAGCCAATCCTACCACACAATCTTATCCCTCACAACTACAAGTTTTGATGGGTAAAAAATATGAAGTCAAAAACTTTGGACACAGTGGAGCAACTCTATTAAAGAAAGGAAGCACTCCTTATTTTAAAACGGCAGCATGTGCGGAGGCAATTTCGTATAGCCCAGATATTGCTATTATTCATTTAGGATTAAATGATACCGACCCGAGAAATTGGCCTAATTACAAAGAAGATTTCAACGCCGATTATTCTTGGTTATTAGATACTTTAAAAAAACAAAATCCAAAAGTAAAATTATATATCTGTCGCATGACACCGATATTTAATGAGCATCCCCGATTTAAATCAGGAACTAGAGATTGGTTTTGGCAAATTCAAGAACATATCGAAGAAATTGCTATTGCTAATAAGGTAAACCTGATTAACCTACACGAAAAACTATACAATCGTCCAGAACTTTTTCCAGACGCTTTACACCCAACTACAGAAGGTGCAACAATTCTAGCACAAACTGTTTATGAAAATATTACGCAAGATTATAGCGGATTAAAACTCGCTCCTGTTTTTACAGACAATATGGTTTTGCAACGCAACCAGCCAATAGTTATTTATGGCAATGCCAATGGTGGTGACAAAGTAGAAATAACTTTTAATAACCACACTGAAGTTGCTACTACAAATCAATATGGAAAATGGGAAACGGTATTCCCAGCAATGAAATCTGGTGGCACACATCAGATAAAGGTTGCATCTAACGGAAAAAAAATAACGCTAAATAATATTCTAATCGGTGATGTTTGGTTTTGCTCCGGACAATCTAACATGGCATTCCCATTAGAAAAATCTGAAAATGGAACTGCCGAAGTAAAAAAAGCAATCGATAATAAAACACTTCGTTTATTCAATTTTGAAGTCCTTCAAGAAACGGAAGACACACCTTGGGATTCAATTACATTAGCAAAGACCAATCAATTAAAATACTTTTCTGGAAAATGGGCAATCAGTGATTCTATAAGTGCCAAAAACTTTTCGGCAATAGCCTATTATTTTGGTCAGCAAATCATTCGCGAAGAAAATGTGCCAATAGGTTTAATACAAGTTGCTGTAGGTGGATCACCGATAGAATCTTGGATAGACAGATATACCTTAGAACATGATGATAAAGTAGTTGACTTATTAACCAACTGGCGCAAGTCAGATTTTATTATGCCTTGGGTTAGATCACGAGCTGATGTGAATTTAAAAAATGCCACAAACCCTAAACAACGTCATCCCTACTCTCCTAGTTATAATTATGAAGCGGGCGTAGCAAATTTCACAACATTTCCAATAAAAGGAATTCTTTGGTATCAAGGAGAAAGCAATGCGCACAATGTTGAATTATACCAACACTTAATGCCAACATTAGTACAAAGTTGGCGCAAAGCATGGGGAACTTCCCTTCCCTTTTATTACGTGCAGCTATCTAGTATCGACCGCCCTACGTGGCCTTCATTTAGAGAAATGCAGAACAAATTACAAAAGGAAATTCCAAATAGCAAAATGGCAATCAGTATGGATTACGGAGATTCCATCAATGTACATCCTATTAATAAAAAACAAATTGGTGAACGTTTGGCACTTTTAGCTTTACAATATACTTATGGAAAAAATATTAATGCTAATGGTCCATCTGCTTTAAAAGCAACTAAAAATTCAGATCACATTATAGTGGCTTTTTCGAATACCAAGCAATTATCTACTGCAGACAAAAAAGAATTAATTGGGTTTGAATTGGTAACCGACAAAGGAATTCGCATTGAAACTAAAGCAATAATCATAAAAGATCAGGTTCAAATTGAGATTCCCAAAAACGAAAAAATAAAAAAAATTCTATACGCATACAAACCATACACAAAAGCAAATTTGATTAATGAAGCTAATTTACCATGCTCCACTTTTCAACTCGAAATAGATTCTGATGTGAAGATCTGA
- a CDS encoding MFS transporter — protein MKNSKYYPWVIVALLWIVALLNYMDRQMLATMRPSMEADIPELVSGENFGRLMAIFLWIYALMSPISGIIADKLNRKWLIIGSLFVWSAVTYAMGYATTYNQVYWLRALMGVSEALYIPAGLSLIADYHQQKTRSLAIGIHMTGLYVGSALGGFGATIAAKYSWHSTFHHFGIIGIVYSFILVFLLSEKKVSEVIKTNKKTGEQTLFKGLALLFTNISFWVILFYFAIISLPGWATKNWLPTLFSDNLGISMDQAGPLATISISFSSLLGVIFGGILSDKWVQKNIKGRVYTSAIGLSLTIPALMLIGFGDSLFHVVGAVLCFGVGYGMFDANNMPIICQFVSSKYRATAYGVLNMTGVGCGALVTSMLGKSADTGTLGLGFALMAGVVLVALIVQISFLRPKVNDFVDA, from the coding sequence ATGAAAAACTCTAAATATTATCCTTGGGTAATAGTAGCGTTGCTATGGATTGTAGCATTACTAAACTACATGGATAGGCAAATGCTGGCTACCATGAGACCATCGATGGAAGCTGATATTCCTGAACTTGTTTCGGGTGAAAATTTCGGACGCTTAATGGCTATATTCCTTTGGATTTATGCTTTAATGAGTCCAATATCAGGTATCATTGCTGACAAATTAAACCGTAAATGGTTAATTATAGGCAGTTTATTTGTTTGGTCAGCAGTAACCTACGCAATGGGCTATGCAACAACCTACAATCAGGTTTATTGGTTAAGAGCACTTATGGGAGTTAGCGAAGCCTTATATATACCTGCAGGTTTATCATTAATTGCCGATTATCATCAGCAAAAAACAAGATCATTAGCCATTGGTATTCACATGACGGGACTTTATGTAGGATCGGCATTAGGTGGTTTTGGCGCTACTATCGCTGCAAAATATTCTTGGCATTCTACCTTTCACCATTTTGGAATTATAGGAATCGTTTATTCTTTTATTTTGGTTTTTCTGTTAAGTGAGAAAAAAGTTTCGGAAGTAATAAAAACAAATAAAAAAACAGGAGAACAAACGCTATTTAAAGGCTTAGCATTATTGTTTACCAATATCTCCTTTTGGGTAATCTTATTTTATTTTGCCATAATTAGTTTACCAGGCTGGGCAACCAAAAACTGGTTACCTACCCTATTCTCTGATAACTTAGGAATTTCAATGGATCAAGCTGGCCCATTGGCAACAATTTCAATTTCGTTCTCCTCTTTATTAGGAGTTATTTTTGGAGGAATCTTATCTGACAAATGGGTACAAAAAAATATTAAAGGCAGGGTTTACACAAGTGCAATTGGTTTGAGTTTAACCATTCCGGCATTAATGCTAATTGGTTTTGGAGATTCACTCTTTCACGTAGTGGGAGCAGTATTATGTTTTGGTGTTGGTTACGGAATGTTTGATGCTAATAATATGCCAATCATTTGTCAGTTTGTTTCGTCCAAATATCGAGCAACAGCCTATGGAGTGCTAAACATGACCGGAGTTGGATGTGGCGCATTAGTAACTTCAATGTTAGGTAAATCTGCCGATACAGGAACTTTAGGTTTAGGTTTTGCATTAATGGCTGGAGTAGTTTTGGTAGCTTTAATAGTCCAAATAAGTTTTCTTCGTCCCAAAGTCAATGATTTTGTCGATGCATAG
- a CDS encoding Kelch repeat-containing protein, with product MSKSIFSIILISFIMSTTVAFSQKTNISQVEWKRAAQLLNADGSLSLGFAGPINGISNGALLVSGGANFQDKMPWEGGKKHYSKEIHVLQKTGDQYAWNKNVLTTLPEPIAYSGNTATNLGVVYVGGENENGLSNKAYILNWNANKNEVEIKSLPNYPIAVTNIALTHIDNVVYAIGGDEAKQSSDLVFSIDLNKANPEWKALPKLPIPLANSVAVVQNDKNGKNIYIVGGRTKTPSGISDLHNTTFAFNLKKQIWENRANISDGENTTNFSAGAGVAIGNESILIVGGDNGKTFHKIETYLSQIAKSDSDEEKARLIAEKNKLNTTHNGFYNAILLYNTHTDKWSKIGELPFLAQVTTTATIWDDKIVLSNGEIKPGVRTPDVMLGTVK from the coding sequence ATGTCTAAATCCATTTTTTCAATAATCCTTATCTCTTTTATTATGTCAACAACGGTTGCTTTTTCTCAAAAAACAAATATATCTCAAGTCGAATGGAAAAGAGCGGCGCAGTTGCTAAATGCAGATGGGAGTCTTTCGTTGGGGTTTGCAGGACCAATAAACGGTATTAGCAACGGTGCCCTACTTGTTAGTGGTGGCGCAAACTTTCAAGATAAGATGCCTTGGGAAGGTGGAAAAAAACATTATTCAAAAGAAATCCATGTATTACAGAAAACAGGAGATCAATACGCTTGGAATAAAAACGTACTAACAACATTACCTGAACCAATAGCTTATTCTGGAAATACTGCTACCAACTTAGGAGTAGTTTATGTGGGTGGTGAAAATGAAAATGGACTTTCGAATAAGGCATATATTTTAAATTGGAATGCCAATAAAAACGAAGTAGAAATTAAATCTTTACCTAATTATCCAATAGCAGTTACCAATATTGCCCTTACCCACATCGATAATGTAGTTTATGCAATAGGTGGTGATGAAGCAAAACAATCTTCAGATTTAGTTTTCAGTATTGATTTAAACAAAGCTAACCCTGAATGGAAAGCATTGCCAAAATTACCAATACCTCTTGCAAACTCTGTTGCAGTTGTACAAAATGACAAAAACGGAAAGAATATATATATAGTAGGCGGAAGAACAAAAACACCATCTGGTATAAGTGATTTACACAATACCACTTTTGCATTTAACTTAAAAAAACAAATCTGGGAAAATCGCGCCAATATATCTGATGGAGAAAACACAACCAACTTTTCGGCTGGTGCTGGAGTAGCAATAGGAAATGAATCTATTTTAATCGTTGGTGGAGATAACGGAAAAACTTTCCATAAAATAGAAACGTACTTATCGCAAATTGCTAAAAGCGATTCAGATGAAGAAAAAGCAAGACTTATCGCAGAAAAAAACAAATTAAATACAACACACAACGGTTTCTACAATGCCATCTTGTTGTACAACACGCATACTGATAAATGGTCAAAAATTGGTGAATTACCATTTCTTGCCCAAGTAACAACAACAGCAACAATCTGGGATGATAAAATTGTTTTATCCAATGGAGAAATAAAGCCTGGGGTACGTACACCAGATGTAATGTTGGGAACAGTGAAATAG
- a CDS encoding dihydrodipicolinate synthase family protein, translating into MKIEHLQGLISAPFTPFNSDGKLDVSLIPAYYTFLKQNKITGAFINGSTGEGVSITLEEKKAVAQAWADCSNHDADFKVMVFLGGTCLSDCIDLAKHAYEIGLYAVSLTAPFYFKPANVDMLAEACIEVGKSVPNMPFYYYHIPVLTGVNVAMFDLVRALDGKLPNFAGVKYTHEDFMDFQSCMSYENGKFDMLWGRDENMLSALVLGAKGAVGSTFNYAAPLYYDLIDAFNTNDLVKARVLQQKSINMIRLLGKYGGISVGKAYMKLVGHNLGEFRLPVKNMSAEQFELFKKDVDSLNFNEFKSK; encoded by the coding sequence ATGAAAATCGAACACTTACAAGGTCTTATTTCAGCACCTTTTACCCCATTTAACAGCGATGGAAAATTAGACGTTAGCCTTATCCCAGCTTATTATACTTTTTTAAAGCAAAATAAAATTACTGGTGCATTTATCAATGGTTCAACAGGAGAAGGTGTTTCGATTACATTAGAAGAAAAAAAAGCAGTAGCACAAGCTTGGGCTGACTGTTCTAATCATGATGCCGATTTTAAAGTAATGGTTTTTCTTGGAGGTACTTGTTTAAGTGATTGTATCGATTTAGCTAAACATGCTTACGAAATAGGTTTGTACGCCGTTTCATTAACAGCTCCTTTTTATTTTAAACCTGCCAATGTTGATATGCTAGCAGAAGCTTGTATTGAAGTAGGTAAAAGTGTTCCAAATATGCCTTTTTACTACTATCATATTCCAGTATTAACTGGGGTTAATGTAGCGATGTTCGATTTAGTAAGAGCATTAGATGGTAAGCTTCCAAATTTTGCTGGTGTAAAATATACACATGAAGACTTTATGGATTTCCAAAGTTGTATGAGTTATGAAAATGGAAAATTCGACATGCTTTGGGGACGTGATGAAAACATGCTATCTGCATTAGTATTAGGTGCCAAAGGTGCTGTAGGAAGTACATTTAACTATGCTGCTCCTTTATACTACGATTTAATTGATGCGTTTAATACCAATGATTTGGTTAAAGCACGTGTTTTACAACAAAAATCTATCAATATGATTCGCTTATTAGGTAAATATGGTGGGATCTCAGTAGGTAAAGCATACATGAAATTAGTAGGTCATAATTTAGGCGAGTTTAGATTACCAGTTAAAAACATGTCAGCTGAACAATTTGAATTATTTAAAAAAGACGTTGACAGTTTGAACTTCAATGAATTTAAATCAAAATAA
- a CDS encoding RagB/SusD family nutrient uptake outer membrane protein, which translates to MKKKILLYTILFSSLSLFNSCQDDLDLKSESVITSDNFWKTEDDAKAGVNGMYVNFRTQTQQTYYLLGGARSAEITSGVQSPLNLAFYYNNTLTPATIDVDWAGLYTVVHQANLVLKYVPGIQFSPSTVNEQKRYIAQAYTMRAMAYFIMARSWGGVPIVTKPTENTNQSEYIIPRNTIQETFAFIKSDIEAAIANFPDATNNKIQLSLPSAYALKADVNLWTAKQLNGGAADLNTALAAVNAIPNTLSLLPNFKDVFAYDKKGNAEVLFAVRYSLADLPSNLSDNWNSFMFIGPSDFAPLTAATAIATFGTLGTGAGNAGISRVQPDITRFNFASSDTRKNATYLTLYNGATPVVTGLVKYNGTVDGTLRRFVSDIIIYRWADILLMKAEIKNALGQDPTTEMNLVMQRANPSASFANGSQTANDDAILNERLKELAFEGKAWWDLVRFNKTSLVPSMTANKEVLFPISQNTINFNPKIVQNPLSK; encoded by the coding sequence ATGAAAAAGAAAATTCTTTTATACACAATACTTTTTTCTAGTCTTTCTCTATTTAACTCATGTCAAGATGATTTAGACTTAAAATCTGAAAGTGTTATCACCTCAGACAATTTCTGGAAAACAGAAGACGATGCCAAAGCTGGTGTAAACGGTATGTACGTTAATTTTAGAACGCAAACCCAACAAACGTATTATTTATTGGGTGGAGCCAGAAGTGCCGAAATAACTTCGGGTGTGCAATCGCCTTTAAATTTGGCTTTCTACTACAATAACACACTAACTCCTGCAACGATAGATGTAGACTGGGCAGGTTTATACACGGTAGTTCATCAGGCGAATTTGGTTCTTAAATATGTTCCTGGAATTCAATTTAGCCCATCAACAGTAAACGAGCAAAAAAGATATATTGCACAAGCGTACACGATGCGTGCAATGGCATATTTTATTATGGCTCGTTCTTGGGGAGGTGTGCCAATTGTTACTAAACCAACTGAAAATACAAATCAGTCAGAATACATCATTCCACGTAATACAATACAAGAAACATTTGCATTTATTAAATCTGATATCGAAGCAGCAATTGCAAATTTTCCAGATGCAACCAATAATAAAATACAACTTTCGCTTCCATCTGCATATGCGCTTAAAGCGGATGTGAATTTATGGACAGCTAAACAATTAAATGGTGGTGCAGCAGATTTAAATACTGCTTTAGCAGCAGTGAATGCAATACCAAACACTCTATCATTATTACCTAATTTTAAAGATGTTTTTGCTTACGACAAAAAAGGAAATGCAGAAGTATTATTTGCAGTTCGTTATTCTCTAGCAGATTTACCTTCAAATTTATCAGACAACTGGAATTCATTTATGTTTATCGGTCCAAGTGATTTTGCTCCTTTAACAGCTGCAACAGCAATAGCTACTTTTGGAACTTTAGGAACTGGTGCTGGAAATGCAGGTATCTCAAGAGTACAACCAGATATTACAAGATTTAACTTTGCTTCTAGTGATACTAGAAAAAATGCTACTTATTTAACTCTTTACAACGGAGCTACGCCAGTAGTAACAGGTTTGGTAAAATACAATGGAACTGTTGATGGTACACTTAGAAGATTTGTAAGCGATATTATCATATACCGTTGGGCAGACATTTTATTAATGAAAGCTGAAATTAAAAATGCTTTAGGTCAAGATCCAACAACAGAAATGAATCTTGTAATGCAAAGAGCTAATCCTTCAGCTTCATTTGCAAACGGTTCACAAACTGCAAATGATGATGCTATTTTAAATGAGCGTTTAAAAGAATTGGCTTTTGAAGGAAAAGCATGGTGGGATTTAGTTCGTTTTAATAAAACAAGCCTAGTACCATCGATGACAGCTAATAAAGAAGTTTTATTTCCTATATCTCAAAATACCATCAATTTCAATCCGAAAATTGTACAAAATCCACTTAGTAAATAA
- a CDS encoding SusC/RagA family TonB-linked outer membrane protein, whose protein sequence is MNLLPKSKPKNFRLTSKFVDVMKLTSIFLLAINAQEASATVSSKTISVSEKNVTTKLNPIQKKVSGTVTNEKGEALPGVNIVVKGTNISTQTNFDGSFVFEVPDNATTLIVSYIGLQDQEVAISSSSLTIVLKEVGEQMNEVIVVGYGSQNRRTLSTAVSKLDKKVLENVPYSNVTQSLQGNVTGLVVRTSSGQPGKASNILVRGGTSIDNPSGATPLYIVDGVIRTQIDDINSADIASLQVLKDAAATSIYGARASNGVIIITTTTGKAGKFKITYNVSTQNSQIGKKYDFMDGGEYIRLQRLGLYNAAEIAGLNTTTGVARLGQLTGATPAGTGNNLQNNTPFATLLKSNLTPETIGQLQAKGWQEIQDPLNASNTIMYKSTNWNDVLFQNAITQNHNLGFSGGGDTGVFDLSLGYLKGDGITIFTGYQRFTSKLNASLKVADNFTINGRVLYAKSSNNQVVANSVVFNRYLGNAPTTKLYLEDGTLAPGQNNINGNPLYQMGKVKGINENNKLQMSVDGDLKITKDLTFTPSMSLYSENENDNTFQQAFLSGNNGLVDNTRTATRLSNQISQFQYEGVLSYNKSLETIGDFDAKLGVSKYDRSIKSFNASGKGSPSDLAQTLDSSPIPVSVFSNNTKLVLNSVFGRVNYDYKSRYFATASFRYDGSSSLGPDNKYGFFPGISAGWNIQEEQFWGKVAPKFVSSLKLRGSYGVNGNLGTLGDFQAGGLYSGTTNGLPNSYNGQSAIVNSQIANPGLKWEQSQTVNGGFDLGLNEDRIRVIGDFYNKLTSDLLTNLTLPSNSGFSTVLTNLGGLRSKGFELEVIANVYNRNDLKINVGANVSHNKNVIEKLPFNGNTNNRIGGTEIWDAASGTYKFVGGLQEGQKIGDFYAHKQLYILSTQAEADAYNAKVHDTYVTKTAGGNNPTGKKFAGDAVFEDTDNNGVIDSRDRKYMGNMFPKFVGGFNFDASYKGFSIAVRTDYSLGATIYNEARARFLGQFQGNYGLLAESGQSWQKEGDITDVPRYRWADQTNQNNLFRSEAGGAAYNTNMFQGNSRYYESGDYLCLREITVSYNLPKTLVEKARLTSVRVYLTGSNLYYFTKYSGLSPEVQGIDGGSSLGLNAAGSTGTYPVPRNIILGLNIAL, encoded by the coding sequence ATGAATTTATTACCAAAAAGTAAGCCTAAAAATTTTAGACTTACATCTAAGTTCGTAGATGTTATGAAATTAACGTCTATTTTTCTGCTCGCCATAAATGCACAAGAGGCGTCGGCTACAGTATCTTCAAAAACTATTTCGGTATCAGAAAAAAATGTAACTACTAAATTAAATCCAATTCAAAAAAAGGTTTCAGGAACTGTAACCAATGAAAAAGGAGAAGCTTTGCCTGGTGTAAATATTGTTGTTAAAGGAACTAATATTAGCACACAAACCAATTTTGATGGTAGTTTCGTTTTTGAAGTACCAGACAATGCCACTACATTAATTGTATCTTATATTGGTCTTCAGGATCAAGAAGTAGCTATTAGTTCTTCATCACTTACTATTGTTCTTAAAGAAGTAGGTGAACAAATGAATGAGGTTATTGTGGTAGGATATGGTTCACAGAACAGAAGAACTTTAAGTACTGCCGTTTCTAAACTAGACAAAAAAGTTTTAGAAAATGTACCGTATTCAAACGTTACACAATCATTACAAGGAAATGTTACTGGTTTAGTTGTTCGTACTTCATCTGGACAACCTGGTAAGGCATCAAATATTTTAGTTCGTGGAGGTACATCAATCGATAATCCATCTGGAGCTACTCCTTTATATATAGTAGATGGAGTTATTCGTACTCAAATTGACGATATCAACTCTGCAGATATTGCTTCGCTTCAGGTACTAAAAGATGCGGCTGCAACATCAATCTACGGAGCAAGAGCTTCTAATGGGGTTATCATTATTACAACTACTACTGGTAAAGCCGGTAAATTTAAAATTACCTACAATGTATCTACCCAAAATAGCCAAATCGGTAAAAAATACGATTTCATGGATGGTGGTGAGTACATCAGATTACAACGTTTAGGTTTATACAATGCTGCAGAAATTGCTGGACTAAACACAACAACTGGTGTAGCTAGATTAGGTCAACTAACTGGTGCAACTCCTGCTGGAACTGGTAACAACCTACAAAATAATACTCCGTTTGCTACTTTATTAAAATCTAACTTAACGCCAGAAACAATTGGACAATTGCAAGCAAAAGGATGGCAAGAAATACAAGATCCTCTTAATGCTAGTAATACAATTATGTACAAAAGCACCAATTGGAACGATGTATTATTCCAAAATGCAATTACTCAAAATCACAACCTTGGTTTTAGTGGTGGTGGAGACACTGGAGTATTTGACTTAAGCTTAGGGTATTTAAAAGGCGACGGTATTACTATATTTACTGGATACCAAAGATTTACAAGTAAATTAAATGCCTCTTTAAAAGTAGCAGATAATTTCACAATTAATGGTCGCGTTTTATATGCTAAATCTAGTAACAATCAAGTTGTGGCTAATAGCGTTGTTTTCAACAGATATTTAGGAAATGCTCCTACTACAAAATTATACTTAGAAGATGGAACTCTTGCTCCTGGGCAAAATAACATCAACGGAAATCCATTGTATCAAATGGGGAAAGTAAAAGGAATAAACGAAAACAATAAATTACAAATGAGTGTTGATGGTGATTTAAAAATCACGAAAGATTTAACTTTCACACCATCTATGTCGCTTTACAGTGAGAACGAAAACGATAATACATTTCAACAAGCCTTCTTAAGTGGTAATAATGGTTTAGTAGATAATACTCGTACAGCTACTAGATTAAGTAATCAAATATCACAATTTCAATACGAAGGGGTTTTGTCTTATAATAAATCATTAGAAACTATTGGGGATTTTGATGCTAAATTAGGAGTTTCAAAATACGATAGATCAATAAAATCTTTTAATGCATCTGGAAAAGGAAGCCCATCAGATTTAGCGCAAACTTTAGACTCTTCTCCTATTCCGGTTTCTGTTTTTAGTAACAACACAAAACTGGTTTTAAATAGTGTTTTTGGTCGTGTAAATTATGATTACAAAAGCAGGTATTTTGCAACAGCATCTTTCCGTTATGATGGTTCATCAAGTTTAGGACCTGATAATAAATATGGTTTCTTTCCTGGAATCTCTGCAGGATGGAATATTCAAGAAGAACAATTCTGGGGTAAAGTTGCACCAAAATTTGTTTCTTCACTTAAACTTCGTGGAAGTTATGGTGTGAATGGTAACTTAGGTACACTAGGCGATTTTCAAGCAGGAGGATTATACTCCGGTACTACAAACGGACTTCCTAATAGCTACAACGGACAATCGGCAATTGTGAATTCACAAATTGCTAATCCAGGATTAAAATGGGAACAATCACAAACTGTAAATGGTGGTTTTGATTTAGGATTGAATGAAGATAGAATTAGAGTTATTGGAGATTTCTACAACAAACTAACATCTGATTTATTAACGAACTTGACTCTTCCTTCTAATAGTGGTTTCTCTACTGTATTAACTAATCTTGGAGGATTAAGAAGTAAAGGTTTCGAATTAGAAGTTATTGCAAATGTTTACAACAGAAATGATTTAAAAATTAATGTTGGAGCAAACGTATCACACAATAAAAACGTTATTGAAAAATTGCCTTTCAACGGAAATACAAACAATAGAATTGGTGGAACTGAAATTTGGGATGCTGCTAGTGGTACTTACAAATTTGTTGGAGGATTACAAGAAGGACAAAAAATTGGAGATTTCTATGCTCACAAACAATTATATATCCTTTCTACTCAAGCGGAAGCTGATGCATACAATGCGAAAGTTCATGATACTTATGTAACTAAAACAGCAGGTGGAAACAACCCTACTGGTAAGAAATTTGCTGGAGATGCTGTATTTGAAGATACTGATAACAATGGTGTTATTGATAGTAGAGACAGAAAGTACATGGGTAATATGTTCCCTAAATTTGTGGGTGGATTTAACTTCGACGCAAGTTACAAAGGATTCTCAATTGCAGTAAGAACAGATTATTCATTAGGAGCTACAATTTACAACGAAGCAAGAGCACGTTTCTTAGGACAATTTCAAGGTAACTACGGATTATTAGCAGAAAGCGGTCAGTCTTGGCAAAAAGAAGGTGACATTACAGATGTACCTCGCTACCGTTGGGCAGATCAAACTAATCAAAATAACTTATTCCGTTCTGAAGCGGGAGGAGCTGCTTACAATACTAACATGTTTCAAGGAAATAGCCGTTACTACGAAAGTGGAGATTACCTATGCTTAAGAGAAATTACAGTTAGTTACAACCTTCCGAAAACACTTGTTGAAAAAGCGAGATTAACATCAGTACGTGTTTACTTAACAGGAAGCAACTTATACTACTTTACTAAATATAGCGGTTTAAGCCCAGAAGTACAAGGTATCGATGGAGGTTCTAGTTTAGGACTTAATGCGGCTGGCTCTACAGGTACTTATCCAGTTCCTAGAAATATTATACTTGGTTTAAATATCGCTTTGTAA